In a genomic window of Cydia fagiglandana chromosome 8, ilCydFagi1.1, whole genome shotgun sequence:
- the LOC134666743 gene encoding protein shank isoform X2 gives MEGESPEPSGWLLVRVHVPELNVQKSLQFPRDQLVWDVKQQCLAALPKELKESFNYGLFCPPVNGKAGKFLDEERRLGDYPFNGPVGYLELKYKRRVYKMLKLDEKTLKALHSRANLRRFLEHVAHAQIDKLTKACAKGLDPNFHCTETGETPLTIAAGLKCPGKVLIALVNGGALLDYRTKDGSTAMHRAVEKNSLEAVKTLLELGASPNYKDGKGLTPLYLSVTNKTDPLLCETLLHDHATIGAADLQGWLEVHQACRNGLVQHLDHLLFYGADMNGRNASGNTPLHVCAVNAQDSCARQLLFRGCDKEALNFANQTPYQVAVIAGNLELAEVIKKYRAEEVVPFRGPPRYNPRRRSAAWGWLAGGWPGDRSSLASSTRIPELEAMLRPPVASPCSLERPFSSASSSISDASHPSHEDDASILTDKSADVSDIISDSSGVGTNSDTTCSLQGAATAVCLQPYEPQQPGQLRLNQGDIVEVTGATDDGFLEGCVRATGAAGLFPAHCVQEVRLRQNKNVHQALPAGPIHHSRVNGRREMPLSKTYSATAPRIKKTYGNVETRTVVLHRARRGFGFVLRGAKASSPLMELRPSERCPGLQYLDDVDAGGVADRAGLKKGDFLIAINGEDVSAASHEHVVELIRGSGALVSMTVASLHSTNGNELNTCTVPTSKSQSQLSSSGRPYAATLPRKGAGGRSPAPAPPRRDPRTTLSVGRARAKSMVAGLENGGEKEENCEPLSVAGKSSSAESVQHSNNGTPQSGTPVAPRTASIRQRPASGRITAAELEELFQRQADADTIGGNSAMMTRSAFQGGSASPPYSPARPNRVYTSVAEMKRRGKLLIKSQGSLRRDFHSTPDLVAEHTAQPLRTRSSEDVHGPGRVPPPAHPPPPPPGAPASSFRPSASAKLYASPRDLGPVAYRQAAPNTNSTPAPPIPEPDYSMSESDDDAPKPKEPPAETSANSNASGSSSGSSSMQHSFSVDEIQKIRTRLKSSKSCGDELSAERDDGDNSSSGVSSDQEAQAKPPRRDKVSFCSSVQVKSSNDVISTEPVHSSSESLATPPAMQRHNSLTRKRATAALLRGTIGRGKSAAERLGVDPEKAPGRRGRAAVSLAALPPPPEEPAGAPDAAPVLAPPPQFSDRVRVVAAVPKRAHLE, from the exons GAGCTAAAGGAGAGCTTCAACTATGGCCTGTTCTGCCCGCCAGTCAACGGCAAGGCGGGGAAGTTCCTGGACGAAGAGCGACGCCTCGGAGACTACCCGTTTAATGGACCTGTTGGTTACCTCGAG ttaaaatacAAGCGGCGCGTGTACAAGATGCTGAAACTGGACGAGAAGACGCTGAAGGCGCTACACTCGCGCGCCAACCTGCGGCGGTTCCTCGAGCACGTGGCGCACGCGCAGATCGACAAGCTCACCAAGGCCTGCGCCAAGGGGCTCGACCCCAACTTCCACTGCACCGAGACCGGAG AAACCCCTCTAACCATCGCAGCGGGCCTAAAATGCCCCGGAAAAGTCCTGATCGCCCTCGTCAACGGCGGCGCGCTACTCGACTACCGGACGAAAGACGGCTCCACGGCCATGCACAGAGCCGTGGAAAAGAACTCGTTAGAAGCCGTGAAGACATTGCTAGAATTAGGAGCGTCTCCGAACTATAAAGATGGGAAAGGATTGACGCCTCTATATCTGTCGGTGACGAACAAGACGGATCCGCTGCTCTGTGAGACGCTACTACATGACCATGCGACCATCGGTGCTGCGGACTTGCAGGGGTGGCTGGAGGTTCATCAG GCGTGTCGCAATGGCCTAGTGCAACATTTAGACCACCTTCTATTCTACGGCGCCGACATGAATGGACGCAACGCGTCTGGCAACACACCCTTACACGTGTGCGCCGTCAACGCACAGGATTCCTGTGCACGTCAGCTGCTGTTCCGTGGGTGCGACAAGGAAGCGCTTAATTTTGCCAACCAGACACCCTACCAG GTGGCCGTGATAGCTGGAAACCTCGAGCTGGCGGAGGTCATCAAAAAGTACAGGGCCGAGGAAGTTG TGCCGTTCCGGGGCCCGCCTCGATATAACCCGCGGCGGCGCTCCGCCGCCTGGGGCTGGCTGGCGGGCGGCTGGCCGGGCGACCGCTCGTCCCTGGCCTCGTCTACGAGGATCCCAGAGCTGGAGGCCATGCTGAGACCACCCGTGGCCTCGCCCTGCTCCCTCGAACGACCATTCTCCTCCGCTTCGTCCAGTATCAGCGATGCCTCGCATCCGAGCCACGAAGATGACGCGAGCATACTTACAG ATAAGAGCGCGGACGTTAGCGACATCATCTCGGACTCGAGCGGCGTGGGCACGAACTCGGACACCACGTGCTCGCTGCAGGGCGCCGCCACGGCCGTGTGCCTGCAGCCCTACGAGCCGCAGCAGCCCGGGCAGCTCAGGCTCAACCAGGGTGATATCGTTGAAG TGACCGGCGCGACCGACGACGGGTTCCTGGAGGGCTGCGTGCGCGCAACCGGCGCCGCGGGGCTGTTCCCCGCCCACTGTGTACAAGAAGTGCGGTTGCGGCAGAACAAGAACGTCCATCAG GCATTACCAGCGGGCCCCATCCACCACTCGCGAGTGAACGGACGGCGGGAAATGCCTCTCAGCAAGACGTACAGCGCCACCGCACCGAGAATAAAGAAAAC TTACGGCAACGTGGAGACGCGCACAGTGGTGCTGCACCGCGCCCGGCGGGGCTTCGGCTTCGTGCTGCGCGGGGCCAAGGCGTCGTCGCCGCTCATGGAGCTGCGGCCCTCGGAGCGCTGTCCCGGGCTGCAGTACCTGGACGACGTGGACGCGGGCGGCGTGGCGGACCGCGCCGGCCTCAAGAAGGGGGACTTTCTGATCGCG ATAAACGGTGAAGACGTGTCGGCCGCGTCGCACGAACATGTGGTGGAGCTGATCCGCGGCTCGGGGGCGCTGGTGTCTATGACCGTCGCTTCGTTGCATTCCACTAACG GCAACGAACTCAATACATGCACAGTACCAACGAGCAAGTCACAAAGCCAGCTGTCGAGTTCCGGTCGCCCGTACGCCGCCACGCTGCCCAGGAAAGGTGCCGGAG GGCGCAgccccgcgccggcgccgccgcggcGCGACCCGCGCACCACGCTCAGCGTGGGCCGCGCGCGCGCCAAGTCCATGGTGGCCGGCCTCG AAAATGGCGGCGAGAAAGAAGAGAACTGTGAGCCCCTTAGCGTGGCCGGCAAGTCCTCGTCGGCGGAGTCGGTGCAACACAGTAACA ACGGCACACCGCAATCCGGCACGCCAGTGGCGCCGCGCACGGCGTCCATCCGGCAGCGTCCGGCGTCCGGCCGCATCACCGCGGCGGAGTTAGAGGAGTTGTTCCAGAGACAAGCTGATGCTGATACCAT CGGCGGCAACAGCGCAATGATGACGCGATCGGCGTTCCAGGGCGGGTCGGCGTCGCCGCCGTACTCGCCGGCGCGGCCGAATCGTGTCTACACCTCCGTGGCGGAGATGAAGCGCCGCGGAAAG CTGCTGATCAAATCGCAGGGATCGCTGCGGCGCGATTTCCACTCCACGCCCGACCTCGTGGCGGAGCACACCGCGCAGCCGCTGCGTACCCGCTCCAGCGAAGACGTACATG GTCCGGGTCGCGTGCCGCCGCCGGCgcacccgccgccgccgccgccgggcgcgCCGGCGTCGTCGTTCCGGCCGAGCGCCAGCGCCAAGCTCTACGCCTCCCCGCGCGACCTGGGGCCCGTCGCCTACCGCCAGGCCGCGCCCAACACG AACTCTACGCCGGCGCCGCCGATCCCGGAGCCCGACTACAGCATGTCGGAGTCGGACGACGACGCGCCGAAGCCCAAGGAGCCCCCCGCCGAAACCAGCGCCAACAGCAACGCCAG cgGAAGCAGTTCAGGCTCCAGTTCTATGCAGCACTCGTTCTCAGTGGACGAGATCCAGAAGATCCGGACGCGGCTGAAGTCGTCCAAATCGTGCGGCGACGAGCTGTCGGCCGAGCGCGACGACGGTGACAACTCCTCGTCCGGCGTGTCGTCCGACCAGGAGGCGCAGGCGAAGCCGCCGCGACGCGACAAGGTGTCTTTCTGCAGCTCCGTTCAGGTGAAATCGTCGAACGACGTGATAAGCACGGAGCCGGTGCACAGCTCGTCGGAGAGCCTGGCGACGCCGCCGGCCATGCAGCGGCACAACTCGCTGACGCGCAAGCGGGCCACGGCGGCGTTACTGCGCGGCACCATAGGTCGCGGCAAGTCGGCGGCGGAGCGGCTGGGCGTGGACCCGGAGAAGGCGccggggcggcgggggcgcgcGGCGGTGTCGCTGgccgcgctgccgccgccgcccgaggAGCCGGCCGGCGCGCCCGACGCCGCGCCCGTgctggcgccgccgccgcagttCAGCGACCGGGTGCGCGTCGTCGCCGCCGTGCCCAAGCGGGCCCATCTCGAGTAG
- the LOC134666743 gene encoding SH3 and multiple ankyrin repeat domains protein 2 isoform X4 codes for MEGESPEPSGWLLVRVHVPELNVQKSLQFPRDQLVWDVKQQCLAALPKELKESFNYGLFCPPVNGKAGKFLDEERRLGDYPFNGPVGYLELKYKRRVYKMLKLDEKTLKALHSRANLRRFLEHVAHAQIDKLTKACAKGLDPNFHCTETGETPLTIAAGLKCPGKVLIALVNGGALLDYRTKDGSTAMHRAVEKNSLEAVKTLLELGASPNYKDGKGLTPLYLSVTNKTDPLLCETLLHDHATIGAADLQGWLEVHQACRNGLVQHLDHLLFYGADMNGRNASGNTPLHVCAVNAQDSCARQLLFRGCDKEALNFANQTPYQVAVIAGNLELAEVIKKYRAEEVDKSADVSDIISDSSGVGTNSDTTCSLQGAATAVCLQPYEPQQPGQLRLNQGDIVEVTGATDDGFLEGCVRATGAAGLFPAHCVQEVRLRQNKNVHQALPAGPIHHSRVNGRREMPLSKTYSATAPRIKKTYGNVETRTVVLHRARRGFGFVLRGAKASSPLMELRPSERCPGLQYLDDVDAGGVADRAGLKKGDFLIAINGEDVSAASHEHVVELIRGSGALVSMTVASLHSTNGNELNTCTVPTSKSQSQLSSSGRPYAATLPRKGAGGRSPAPAPPRRDPRTTLSVGRARAKSMVAGLENGGEKEENCEPLSVAGKSSSAESVQHSNNGTPQSGTPVAPRTASIRQRPASGRITAAELEELFQRQADADTIGGNSAMMTRSAFQGGSASPPYSPARPNRVYTSVAEMKRRGKLLIKSQGSLRRDFHSTPDLVAEHTAQPLRTRSSEDVHGPGRVPPPAHPPPPPPGAPASSFRPSASAKLYASPRDLGPVAYRQAAPNTVRKSASLRSWAGPARAHSAEEAAHYAQPFNAHGVVRQNSTPAPPIPEPDYSMSESDDDAPKPKEPPAETSANSNASGSSSGSSSMQHSFSVDEIQKIRTRLKSSKSCGDELSAERDDGDNSSSGVSSDQEAQAKPPRRDKVSFCSSVQVKSSNDVISTEPVHSSSESLATPPAMQRHNSLTRKRATAALLRGTIGRGKSAAERLGVDPEKAPGRRGRAAVSLAALPPPPEEPAGAPDAAPVLAPPPQFSDRVRVVAAVPKRAHLE; via the exons GAGCTAAAGGAGAGCTTCAACTATGGCCTGTTCTGCCCGCCAGTCAACGGCAAGGCGGGGAAGTTCCTGGACGAAGAGCGACGCCTCGGAGACTACCCGTTTAATGGACCTGTTGGTTACCTCGAG ttaaaatacAAGCGGCGCGTGTACAAGATGCTGAAACTGGACGAGAAGACGCTGAAGGCGCTACACTCGCGCGCCAACCTGCGGCGGTTCCTCGAGCACGTGGCGCACGCGCAGATCGACAAGCTCACCAAGGCCTGCGCCAAGGGGCTCGACCCCAACTTCCACTGCACCGAGACCGGAG AAACCCCTCTAACCATCGCAGCGGGCCTAAAATGCCCCGGAAAAGTCCTGATCGCCCTCGTCAACGGCGGCGCGCTACTCGACTACCGGACGAAAGACGGCTCCACGGCCATGCACAGAGCCGTGGAAAAGAACTCGTTAGAAGCCGTGAAGACATTGCTAGAATTAGGAGCGTCTCCGAACTATAAAGATGGGAAAGGATTGACGCCTCTATATCTGTCGGTGACGAACAAGACGGATCCGCTGCTCTGTGAGACGCTACTACATGACCATGCGACCATCGGTGCTGCGGACTTGCAGGGGTGGCTGGAGGTTCATCAG GCGTGTCGCAATGGCCTAGTGCAACATTTAGACCACCTTCTATTCTACGGCGCCGACATGAATGGACGCAACGCGTCTGGCAACACACCCTTACACGTGTGCGCCGTCAACGCACAGGATTCCTGTGCACGTCAGCTGCTGTTCCGTGGGTGCGACAAGGAAGCGCTTAATTTTGCCAACCAGACACCCTACCAG GTGGCCGTGATAGCTGGAAACCTCGAGCTGGCGGAGGTCATCAAAAAGTACAGGGCCGAGGAAGTTG ATAAGAGCGCGGACGTTAGCGACATCATCTCGGACTCGAGCGGCGTGGGCACGAACTCGGACACCACGTGCTCGCTGCAGGGCGCCGCCACGGCCGTGTGCCTGCAGCCCTACGAGCCGCAGCAGCCCGGGCAGCTCAGGCTCAACCAGGGTGATATCGTTGAAG TGACCGGCGCGACCGACGACGGGTTCCTGGAGGGCTGCGTGCGCGCAACCGGCGCCGCGGGGCTGTTCCCCGCCCACTGTGTACAAGAAGTGCGGTTGCGGCAGAACAAGAACGTCCATCAG GCATTACCAGCGGGCCCCATCCACCACTCGCGAGTGAACGGACGGCGGGAAATGCCTCTCAGCAAGACGTACAGCGCCACCGCACCGAGAATAAAGAAAAC TTACGGCAACGTGGAGACGCGCACAGTGGTGCTGCACCGCGCCCGGCGGGGCTTCGGCTTCGTGCTGCGCGGGGCCAAGGCGTCGTCGCCGCTCATGGAGCTGCGGCCCTCGGAGCGCTGTCCCGGGCTGCAGTACCTGGACGACGTGGACGCGGGCGGCGTGGCGGACCGCGCCGGCCTCAAGAAGGGGGACTTTCTGATCGCG ATAAACGGTGAAGACGTGTCGGCCGCGTCGCACGAACATGTGGTGGAGCTGATCCGCGGCTCGGGGGCGCTGGTGTCTATGACCGTCGCTTCGTTGCATTCCACTAACG GCAACGAACTCAATACATGCACAGTACCAACGAGCAAGTCACAAAGCCAGCTGTCGAGTTCCGGTCGCCCGTACGCCGCCACGCTGCCCAGGAAAGGTGCCGGAG GGCGCAgccccgcgccggcgccgccgcggcGCGACCCGCGCACCACGCTCAGCGTGGGCCGCGCGCGCGCCAAGTCCATGGTGGCCGGCCTCG AAAATGGCGGCGAGAAAGAAGAGAACTGTGAGCCCCTTAGCGTGGCCGGCAAGTCCTCGTCGGCGGAGTCGGTGCAACACAGTAACA ACGGCACACCGCAATCCGGCACGCCAGTGGCGCCGCGCACGGCGTCCATCCGGCAGCGTCCGGCGTCCGGCCGCATCACCGCGGCGGAGTTAGAGGAGTTGTTCCAGAGACAAGCTGATGCTGATACCAT CGGCGGCAACAGCGCAATGATGACGCGATCGGCGTTCCAGGGCGGGTCGGCGTCGCCGCCGTACTCGCCGGCGCGGCCGAATCGTGTCTACACCTCCGTGGCGGAGATGAAGCGCCGCGGAAAG CTGCTGATCAAATCGCAGGGATCGCTGCGGCGCGATTTCCACTCCACGCCCGACCTCGTGGCGGAGCACACCGCGCAGCCGCTGCGTACCCGCTCCAGCGAAGACGTACATG GTCCGGGTCGCGTGCCGCCGCCGGCgcacccgccgccgccgccgccgggcgcgCCGGCGTCGTCGTTCCGGCCGAGCGCCAGCGCCAAGCTCTACGCCTCCCCGCGCGACCTGGGGCCCGTCGCCTACCGCCAGGCCGCGCCCAACACG GTGCGCAAGTCGGCGTCGCTGCGGTCCTGGGCGGGCCCGGCGCGCGCGCACTCGGCCGAGGAGGCGGCGCACTACGCGCAGCCGTTCAACGCGCACGGCGTCGTGCGACAG AACTCTACGCCGGCGCCGCCGATCCCGGAGCCCGACTACAGCATGTCGGAGTCGGACGACGACGCGCCGAAGCCCAAGGAGCCCCCCGCCGAAACCAGCGCCAACAGCAACGCCAG cgGAAGCAGTTCAGGCTCCAGTTCTATGCAGCACTCGTTCTCAGTGGACGAGATCCAGAAGATCCGGACGCGGCTGAAGTCGTCCAAATCGTGCGGCGACGAGCTGTCGGCCGAGCGCGACGACGGTGACAACTCCTCGTCCGGCGTGTCGTCCGACCAGGAGGCGCAGGCGAAGCCGCCGCGACGCGACAAGGTGTCTTTCTGCAGCTCCGTTCAGGTGAAATCGTCGAACGACGTGATAAGCACGGAGCCGGTGCACAGCTCGTCGGAGAGCCTGGCGACGCCGCCGGCCATGCAGCGGCACAACTCGCTGACGCGCAAGCGGGCCACGGCGGCGTTACTGCGCGGCACCATAGGTCGCGGCAAGTCGGCGGCGGAGCGGCTGGGCGTGGACCCGGAGAAGGCGccggggcggcgggggcgcgcGGCGGTGTCGCTGgccgcgctgccgccgccgcccgaggAGCCGGCCGGCGCGCCCGACGCCGCGCCCGTgctggcgccgccgccgcagttCAGCGACCGGGTGCGCGTCGTCGCCGCCGTGCCCAAGCGGGCCCATCTCGAGTAG
- the LOC134666743 gene encoding SH3 and multiple ankyrin repeat domains protein 3 isoform X1 — MEGESPEPSGWLLVRVHVPELNVQKSLQFPRDQLVWDVKQQCLAALPKELKESFNYGLFCPPVNGKAGKFLDEERRLGDYPFNGPVGYLELKYKRRVYKMLKLDEKTLKALHSRANLRRFLEHVAHAQIDKLTKACAKGLDPNFHCTETGETPLTIAAGLKCPGKVLIALVNGGALLDYRTKDGSTAMHRAVEKNSLEAVKTLLELGASPNYKDGKGLTPLYLSVTNKTDPLLCETLLHDHATIGAADLQGWLEVHQACRNGLVQHLDHLLFYGADMNGRNASGNTPLHVCAVNAQDSCARQLLFRGCDKEALNFANQTPYQVAVIAGNLELAEVIKKYRAEEVVPFRGPPRYNPRRRSAAWGWLAGGWPGDRSSLASSTRIPELEAMLRPPVASPCSLERPFSSASSSISDASHPSHEDDASILTDKSADVSDIISDSSGVGTNSDTTCSLQGAATAVCLQPYEPQQPGQLRLNQGDIVEVTGATDDGFLEGCVRATGAAGLFPAHCVQEVRLRQNKNVHQALPAGPIHHSRVNGRREMPLSKTYSATAPRIKKTYGNVETRTVVLHRARRGFGFVLRGAKASSPLMELRPSERCPGLQYLDDVDAGGVADRAGLKKGDFLIAINGEDVSAASHEHVVELIRGSGALVSMTVASLHSTNGNELNTCTVPTSKSQSQLSSSGRPYAATLPRKGAGGRSPAPAPPRRDPRTTLSVGRARAKSMVAGLENGGEKEENCEPLSVAGKSSSAESVQHSNNGTPQSGTPVAPRTASIRQRPASGRITAAELEELFQRQADADTIGGNSAMMTRSAFQGGSASPPYSPARPNRVYTSVAEMKRRGKLLIKSQGSLRRDFHSTPDLVAEHTAQPLRTRSSEDVHGPGRVPPPAHPPPPPPGAPASSFRPSASAKLYASPRDLGPVAYRQAAPNTVRKSASLRSWAGPARAHSAEEAAHYAQPFNAHGVVRQNSTPAPPIPEPDYSMSESDDDAPKPKEPPAETSANSNASGSSSGSSSMQHSFSVDEIQKIRTRLKSSKSCGDELSAERDDGDNSSSGVSSDQEAQAKPPRRDKVSFCSSVQVKSSNDVISTEPVHSSSESLATPPAMQRHNSLTRKRATAALLRGTIGRGKSAAERLGVDPEKAPGRRGRAAVSLAALPPPPEEPAGAPDAAPVLAPPPQFSDRVRVVAAVPKRAHLE, encoded by the exons GAGCTAAAGGAGAGCTTCAACTATGGCCTGTTCTGCCCGCCAGTCAACGGCAAGGCGGGGAAGTTCCTGGACGAAGAGCGACGCCTCGGAGACTACCCGTTTAATGGACCTGTTGGTTACCTCGAG ttaaaatacAAGCGGCGCGTGTACAAGATGCTGAAACTGGACGAGAAGACGCTGAAGGCGCTACACTCGCGCGCCAACCTGCGGCGGTTCCTCGAGCACGTGGCGCACGCGCAGATCGACAAGCTCACCAAGGCCTGCGCCAAGGGGCTCGACCCCAACTTCCACTGCACCGAGACCGGAG AAACCCCTCTAACCATCGCAGCGGGCCTAAAATGCCCCGGAAAAGTCCTGATCGCCCTCGTCAACGGCGGCGCGCTACTCGACTACCGGACGAAAGACGGCTCCACGGCCATGCACAGAGCCGTGGAAAAGAACTCGTTAGAAGCCGTGAAGACATTGCTAGAATTAGGAGCGTCTCCGAACTATAAAGATGGGAAAGGATTGACGCCTCTATATCTGTCGGTGACGAACAAGACGGATCCGCTGCTCTGTGAGACGCTACTACATGACCATGCGACCATCGGTGCTGCGGACTTGCAGGGGTGGCTGGAGGTTCATCAG GCGTGTCGCAATGGCCTAGTGCAACATTTAGACCACCTTCTATTCTACGGCGCCGACATGAATGGACGCAACGCGTCTGGCAACACACCCTTACACGTGTGCGCCGTCAACGCACAGGATTCCTGTGCACGTCAGCTGCTGTTCCGTGGGTGCGACAAGGAAGCGCTTAATTTTGCCAACCAGACACCCTACCAG GTGGCCGTGATAGCTGGAAACCTCGAGCTGGCGGAGGTCATCAAAAAGTACAGGGCCGAGGAAGTTG TGCCGTTCCGGGGCCCGCCTCGATATAACCCGCGGCGGCGCTCCGCCGCCTGGGGCTGGCTGGCGGGCGGCTGGCCGGGCGACCGCTCGTCCCTGGCCTCGTCTACGAGGATCCCAGAGCTGGAGGCCATGCTGAGACCACCCGTGGCCTCGCCCTGCTCCCTCGAACGACCATTCTCCTCCGCTTCGTCCAGTATCAGCGATGCCTCGCATCCGAGCCACGAAGATGACGCGAGCATACTTACAG ATAAGAGCGCGGACGTTAGCGACATCATCTCGGACTCGAGCGGCGTGGGCACGAACTCGGACACCACGTGCTCGCTGCAGGGCGCCGCCACGGCCGTGTGCCTGCAGCCCTACGAGCCGCAGCAGCCCGGGCAGCTCAGGCTCAACCAGGGTGATATCGTTGAAG TGACCGGCGCGACCGACGACGGGTTCCTGGAGGGCTGCGTGCGCGCAACCGGCGCCGCGGGGCTGTTCCCCGCCCACTGTGTACAAGAAGTGCGGTTGCGGCAGAACAAGAACGTCCATCAG GCATTACCAGCGGGCCCCATCCACCACTCGCGAGTGAACGGACGGCGGGAAATGCCTCTCAGCAAGACGTACAGCGCCACCGCACCGAGAATAAAGAAAAC TTACGGCAACGTGGAGACGCGCACAGTGGTGCTGCACCGCGCCCGGCGGGGCTTCGGCTTCGTGCTGCGCGGGGCCAAGGCGTCGTCGCCGCTCATGGAGCTGCGGCCCTCGGAGCGCTGTCCCGGGCTGCAGTACCTGGACGACGTGGACGCGGGCGGCGTGGCGGACCGCGCCGGCCTCAAGAAGGGGGACTTTCTGATCGCG ATAAACGGTGAAGACGTGTCGGCCGCGTCGCACGAACATGTGGTGGAGCTGATCCGCGGCTCGGGGGCGCTGGTGTCTATGACCGTCGCTTCGTTGCATTCCACTAACG GCAACGAACTCAATACATGCACAGTACCAACGAGCAAGTCACAAAGCCAGCTGTCGAGTTCCGGTCGCCCGTACGCCGCCACGCTGCCCAGGAAAGGTGCCGGAG GGCGCAgccccgcgccggcgccgccgcggcGCGACCCGCGCACCACGCTCAGCGTGGGCCGCGCGCGCGCCAAGTCCATGGTGGCCGGCCTCG AAAATGGCGGCGAGAAAGAAGAGAACTGTGAGCCCCTTAGCGTGGCCGGCAAGTCCTCGTCGGCGGAGTCGGTGCAACACAGTAACA ACGGCACACCGCAATCCGGCACGCCAGTGGCGCCGCGCACGGCGTCCATCCGGCAGCGTCCGGCGTCCGGCCGCATCACCGCGGCGGAGTTAGAGGAGTTGTTCCAGAGACAAGCTGATGCTGATACCAT CGGCGGCAACAGCGCAATGATGACGCGATCGGCGTTCCAGGGCGGGTCGGCGTCGCCGCCGTACTCGCCGGCGCGGCCGAATCGTGTCTACACCTCCGTGGCGGAGATGAAGCGCCGCGGAAAG CTGCTGATCAAATCGCAGGGATCGCTGCGGCGCGATTTCCACTCCACGCCCGACCTCGTGGCGGAGCACACCGCGCAGCCGCTGCGTACCCGCTCCAGCGAAGACGTACATG GTCCGGGTCGCGTGCCGCCGCCGGCgcacccgccgccgccgccgccgggcgcgCCGGCGTCGTCGTTCCGGCCGAGCGCCAGCGCCAAGCTCTACGCCTCCCCGCGCGACCTGGGGCCCGTCGCCTACCGCCAGGCCGCGCCCAACACG GTGCGCAAGTCGGCGTCGCTGCGGTCCTGGGCGGGCCCGGCGCGCGCGCACTCGGCCGAGGAGGCGGCGCACTACGCGCAGCCGTTCAACGCGCACGGCGTCGTGCGACAG AACTCTACGCCGGCGCCGCCGATCCCGGAGCCCGACTACAGCATGTCGGAGTCGGACGACGACGCGCCGAAGCCCAAGGAGCCCCCCGCCGAAACCAGCGCCAACAGCAACGCCAG cgGAAGCAGTTCAGGCTCCAGTTCTATGCAGCACTCGTTCTCAGTGGACGAGATCCAGAAGATCCGGACGCGGCTGAAGTCGTCCAAATCGTGCGGCGACGAGCTGTCGGCCGAGCGCGACGACGGTGACAACTCCTCGTCCGGCGTGTCGTCCGACCAGGAGGCGCAGGCGAAGCCGCCGCGACGCGACAAGGTGTCTTTCTGCAGCTCCGTTCAGGTGAAATCGTCGAACGACGTGATAAGCACGGAGCCGGTGCACAGCTCGTCGGAGAGCCTGGCGACGCCGCCGGCCATGCAGCGGCACAACTCGCTGACGCGCAAGCGGGCCACGGCGGCGTTACTGCGCGGCACCATAGGTCGCGGCAAGTCGGCGGCGGAGCGGCTGGGCGTGGACCCGGAGAAGGCGccggggcggcgggggcgcgcGGCGGTGTCGCTGgccgcgctgccgccgccgcccgaggAGCCGGCCGGCGCGCCCGACGCCGCGCCCGTgctggcgccgccgccgcagttCAGCGACCGGGTGCGCGTCGTCGCCGCCGTGCCCAAGCGGGCCCATCTCGAGTAG